Proteins encoded in a region of the Ornithodoros turicata isolate Travis chromosome 3, ASM3712646v1, whole genome shotgun sequence genome:
- the LOC135390157 gene encoding blood vessel epicardial substance-B-like — MNSSAVSHNQADTASYWVCAAWLPTNHILFQLANVFLLLSYLAPGGHYGLLYLRVCLTMGSFLFALWGYVILCAFDTMLWNAIFTFVNLGLTMLIVKGFLPMKYTPDMDKVYTKLFQPQNVSRDQFLAVLRCDRQILELKPKEHYTVETKTGSDRLTLVLSGSLELSQHRRNLHVVSQLEFLDSLEWFEVCSPQQYHVTMTALEACRLLLWSRSKLKAVISSDPCLRAAFENITGKDVVKKLFAFRASSWSSPKLLDSGTDTSRLQSASKDMNTAMPV, encoded by the exons ATGAATTCATCAGCAGTCTCACATAACCAGGCGGACACAGCATCCTACTGGGTCTGCGCAGCATGGCTTCCCACGAACCACATCCTCTTCCAGTTGGCCAACGTCTTCTTATTGCTGTCCTACTTAGCCCCGGGTGGCCATTATGGATTGCTCTACTTACGGGTTTGTTTGACCATGGGCAGTTTCCTCTTTGCCTTGTGGGGATACGTCATCCTGTGCGCTTTCGACACTATGCTGTGGAACGCGATTTTTACGTTCGTCAACCTCGGGCTTACCATGTTGATTGTGAAAGGTTTCCTGCCAATGAAGTACACCCCAGACATGGACAAAGTGTACACAAAACTATTTCAACCTCAGAACGTGTCGCGAGATCAGTTTCTGGCTGTCCTGCGCTGCGACAGGCAAATTTTGGAACTGAAACCCAAGGAGCACTACACCGTGGAAACAAAGACTGGGTCTGACCGCCTCACCTTGGTTCTTAGTGGCAG cCTCGAACTCTCCCAGCACAGGCGAAACCTCCATGTGGTCAGCCAGCTCGAGTTCTTGGATTCCCTCGAGTGGTTCGAGGTCTGCAGCCCCCAACAATATCAC gtAACTATGACAGCGCTGGAAGCCTGCCGTCTCCTTCTGTGGTCAAGAAGTAAACTGAAAGCGGTCATCAGCTCGGACCCTTGTCTGCGGGCAGCCTTTGAGAATATCACAGGAAAGGACGTGGTAAAGAAGCTATTCGCTTTTAGAGCAAGCAGCTGGAGCTCTCCAAAGCTTCTTGACTCAGGGACTGACACTTCAAGGCTGCAATCTGCGTCGAAAGACATGAACACGGCTATGCCTGTGTAA